One genomic segment of Rhinolophus sinicus isolate RSC01 linkage group LG11, ASM3656204v1, whole genome shotgun sequence includes these proteins:
- the TMED6 gene encoding transmembrane emp24 domain-containing protein 6 isoform X1 — translation MFPWLFGAGLVVLNLVISARSQKTEPLNGSGDQPLFRGADRYDFAIMLPPGGTECFWQFAQETGYFYFSYEVQRTLGMSHDRHIAATAYTPQGFLIENSQNVRGQINFFTQETGFYQLCLKNQQNHFGSVQVYLNFGVFYEGPEMDHKQYERKQLNDTLDAIEVSTRKVQNNIFHMWRYYNFARMRKMADFFLLQSNYNYVNWWSTAQSLVIVLSGILQLYFLKRLFNVPMTTDTKKPRC, via the exons ATGTTCCCTTGGCTCTTTGGGGCAGGACTGGTGGTTCTGAACCTAGTGATCTCTGCTAGGAGCCAAAAGACAGAACCCCTTAATGGCTCTGGGGACCAGCCACTCTTCCGGGGAGCAGATCGATACGACTTTGCCATCATGCTCCCTCCAGGAGGCACAGAATGCTTTTGGCAATTTGCCCAAGAGACTGGCTACTTCTATTTCAGTTACGAG GTTCAGCGGACCCTGGGAATGTCACATGACCGGCACATCGCTGCCACTGCATATACCCCACAAGGCTTCCTCATAGAAAACTCGCAGAACGTCCGGGGCCAGATTAACTTCTTTACTCAAGAGACAG GTTTTTATCAACTTTGTCTCAAAAATCAGCAAAATCACTTTGGTTCTGTGCAAGTGTACCTCAATTTTGGAGTCTTCTATGAGGGGCCTGAAATGGACCACAAACAgtatgaaagaaaacaactgaatgACACTCTGGATGCAATTGAG GTAAGTACACGGAAGGTACAGAACAACATCTTTCACATGTGGCGATACTACAACTTTGCCCGCATGAGGAAAATGGCTGACTTTTTCCTTCTCCAATCAAACTATAACTATGTGAACTGGTGGTCAACAGCCCAGAGCCTTGTTATTGTTCTTTCTGGGATCCTGCAGCTGTATTTCTTAAAGCGTCTCTTCAATGTCCCAATGACTACAGACACCAAGAAGCCAAGATGCTGA
- the TMED6 gene encoding transmembrane emp24 domain-containing protein 6 isoform X2 has product MAWLLKRGLWECAQRPGIDGAPLPREVQRTLGMSHDRHIAATAYTPQGFLIENSQNVRGQINFFTQETGFYQLCLKNQQNHFGSVQVYLNFGVFYEGPEMDHKQYERKQLNDTLDAIEVSTRKVQNNIFHMWRYYNFARMRKMADFFLLQSNYNYVNWWSTAQSLVIVLSGILQLYFLKRLFNVPMTTDTKKPRC; this is encoded by the exons ATGGCTTGGCTTCTCAAACGGGGGCTATGGGAATGTGCTCAGAGGCCTGGGATAGATGGGGCGCCTCTTCCTAGAGAG GTTCAGCGGACCCTGGGAATGTCACATGACCGGCACATCGCTGCCACTGCATATACCCCACAAGGCTTCCTCATAGAAAACTCGCAGAACGTCCGGGGCCAGATTAACTTCTTTACTCAAGAGACAG GTTTTTATCAACTTTGTCTCAAAAATCAGCAAAATCACTTTGGTTCTGTGCAAGTGTACCTCAATTTTGGAGTCTTCTATGAGGGGCCTGAAATGGACCACAAACAgtatgaaagaaaacaactgaatgACACTCTGGATGCAATTGAG GTAAGTACACGGAAGGTACAGAACAACATCTTTCACATGTGGCGATACTACAACTTTGCCCGCATGAGGAAAATGGCTGACTTTTTCCTTCTCCAATCAAACTATAACTATGTGAACTGGTGGTCAACAGCCCAGAGCCTTGTTATTGTTCTTTCTGGGATCCTGCAGCTGTATTTCTTAAAGCGTCTCTTCAATGTCCCAATGACTACAGACACCAAGAAGCCAAGATGCTGA
- the NIP7 gene encoding 60S ribosome subunit biogenesis protein NIP7 homolog isoform X1, with translation MRPLTEEETRVMFEKIAKYIGENLQLLVDRPDGTYCFRLHNDRVYYVSEKILKLAANISGDKLVSLGTCFGKFTKTHKFRLHITALDYLAPYAKYKVWIKPGAEQSFLYGNHVLKSGLGRITENTSQYQGVVVYSMADIPLGFGVAAKSTQDCRKVDPMAIVVFHQADIGEYVRHEETLT, from the exons ATGCGGCCTTTGACTGAAGAGGAGACCCGTGTCATGTTTGAGAAGATAGCAAAGTA CATCGGGGAGAATCTTCAGCTGCTGGTCGACAGGCCTGACGGCACCTACTGTTTCAGGCTGCACAACGACCGGGTGTACTACGTGAG tgaaaaaatattgaaattggCTGCCAACATCTCCGGTGACAAGCTGGTGTCGCTGGGGACCTGCTTCGGAAAATTCACTAAGACCCACAAATTCCGGTTGCACATCACAGCTCTGGATTACCTCGCACCCTATGCTAAG TACAAAGTGTGGATTAAGCCTGGAGCAGAGCAGTCCTTCCTGTATGGGAATCATGTGTTGAAATCTGGACTGGGTCGAATCACTGAAAATACTTCTCAGTACCAGGGAGTGGTGGTGTACTCCATGGCAGACATCCCTTTG GGTTTTGGGGTGGCAGCAAAGTCTACACAAGACTGCAGGAAAGTAGACCCCATGGCGATTGTGGTATTTCATCAAGCAGACATTGGGGAATATGTGCGACATGAAGAGACATTGACTTAA
- the NIP7 gene encoding 60S ribosome subunit biogenesis protein NIP7 homolog isoform X2 — MRPLTEEETRVMFEKIAKYIGENLQLLVDRPDGTYCFRLHNDRVYYVSEKILKLAANISGDKLVSLGTCFGKFTKTHKFRLHITALDYLAPYAKYKVWIKPGAEQSFLYGNHVLKSGLGRITENTSQYQGVVVYSMADIPLPLF, encoded by the exons ATGCGGCCTTTGACTGAAGAGGAGACCCGTGTCATGTTTGAGAAGATAGCAAAGTA CATCGGGGAGAATCTTCAGCTGCTGGTCGACAGGCCTGACGGCACCTACTGTTTCAGGCTGCACAACGACCGGGTGTACTACGTGAG tgaaaaaatattgaaattggCTGCCAACATCTCCGGTGACAAGCTGGTGTCGCTGGGGACCTGCTTCGGAAAATTCACTAAGACCCACAAATTCCGGTTGCACATCACAGCTCTGGATTACCTCGCACCCTATGCTAAG TACAAAGTGTGGATTAAGCCTGGAGCAGAGCAGTCCTTCCTGTATGGGAATCATGTGTTGAAATCTGGACTGGGTCGAATCACTGAAAATACTTCTCAGTACCAGGGAGTGGTGGTGTACTCCATGGCAGACATCCCTTTG
- the COG8 gene encoding conserved oligomeric Golgi complex subunit 8 isoform X1, with protein sequence MAAMVTNPFSTSASATATATALGEVEDEGLLASLFRDRFPEAQWRERPDVGRYLRELSGSGLERLRREPERLAEERAQLLQQTRDLAFANYKTFIRGAECTERIHRLFGDVEASLGRLLDRLPSFQQSCRNFVKEAEEISSNRRMNTLTLNRHTEILEILEIPQLMDTCVRNSYYEEALELAAYVRRLERKYSSIPVIQGIVNEVRRSMQLMLSQLIQQLRTNIQLPACLRVIGFLRRMDIFTEAELRVKFLQARDAWLRSILTAIPNDDPYFHITKTIETCRVHLFDIITQYRAIFSDEDPLLYPAMGEHTINESAIFHGWVLQKVSQFLQVLETDLHQGIGGRLDSLLGQCMYFGLSFSRVGADFRGQLAPVFQRVAISTFQKAIQEAVEKFQDEMNSYTLISAPAILGSSNLPAAVPVTQPGTLQPPMVLLDFPPLACFLNNILVAFNDLRLCCPIALVQDVTGTLEDALAKVTKVIVAFHRAEEAAFSSGEQELFFQFCTVFLEDLVPYLNRCLQVLFPPDQIAQALGIPPSQLSKYGNLGHVNIGVVQEPLAFILPKKDTICLDEKEPVPELPAPAAELPSEESSLEPATPAFSEEGPFPEEGQEQVESAEPLQADVPSAGT encoded by the exons ATGGCGGCGATGGTGACAAACCCATTCTCAACTTCGGCCTCCGCCACGGCCACTGCAACAGCACTCGGGGAGGTGGAGGATGAAGGTCTCCTGGCATCGCTGTTCCGGGACCGCTTCCCGGAGGCCCAGTGGCGGGAGCGGCCCGATGTGGGCCGCTACCTCCGAGAGTTGAGCGGCTCCGGGCTGGAGCGGCTGCGGCGCGAGCCCGAGCGCCTGGCGGAGGAGCGGGCCCAGCTGCTGCAGCAGACGCGCGACTTGGCCTTCGCCAACTACAAGACCTTCATCCGCGGCGCCGAGTGCACCGAGCGCATCCACCGTCTGTTTGGCGACGTGGAGGCATCGCTCGGCCGCCTGCTCGACCGCTTGCCCAGCTTCCAGCAGAGTTGCAG GAACTTTGTGAAAGAGGCCGAGGAGATCAGCTCAAACCGCCGGATGAACACCCTGACTCTAAACCGGCACACAGAAATCCTGGAAATCTTAGAGATCCCTCAGCTGATGGACACCTGTGTCCGGAACAGCTATTATGAAGAGGCCCTGGAGCTTGCAGCTTACGTACGCCGACTGGAAAGGAAATACTCCTCCATCCCTGTCATCCAG GGCATTGTGAACGAAGTGCGCCGGTCCATGCAGCTGATGCTGAGCCAGCTGATCCAGCAACTGAGGACCAACATCCAGCTCCCCGCCTGTCTCCGCGTCATTGGCTTCCTACGGCGCATGGACATCTTCACCGAGGCTGAGTTGAGGGTGAAGTTTCTTCAGGCCCGAGATGCTTGGCTCCGTTCCATCCTGACTGCCATCCCGAATGATGACCCCTATTTCCACATCACAAAAACCATCGAGACCTGCCGTGTTCATCTGTTTGATATCATCACCCAGTACCGTGCTATCTTCTCAGACGAGGACCCATTACTGTACCCTGCCATGGGTGAGCACACCATTAATGAGAGTGCCATCTTCCATGGCTGGGTGCTGCAGAAAGTCTCACAATTCCTGCAGGTGCTGGAAACCGACCTTCACCAGGGGATAGGTGGCCGCCTGGACTCTCTGCTGGGCCAGTGCATGTACTTTGGGCTGTCTTTCAGCCGGGTGGGGGCTGATTTTCGGGGTCAGTTGGCTCCTGTTTTCCAGCGGGTGGCCATCAGCACCTTCCAGAAAGCAATTCAGGAGGCAGTGGAGAAGTTCCAAGATGAAATGAACTCCTACACCCTCATCTCCGCTCCAGCCATCCTGGGTAGCAGTAACCTGCCTGCTGCTGTGCCAGTCACTCAGCCAGGGACCCTGCAGCCGCCCATGGTGCTTTTAGACTTCCCACCCCTTGCTTGCTTCCTCAACAACATTCTGGTGGCCTTCAATGATCTGCGCCTCTGCTGCCCCATTGCCCTGGTACAGGATGTGACAGGGACGCTGGAGGATGCCCTTGCCAAG GTAACCAAAGTAATCGTGGCCTTCCATCGTGCTGAAGAAGCTGCCTTCAGCAGTGGGGAGCAAGAGCTCTTCTTCCAGTTCTGCACTGTCTTCCTGGAGGACCTTGTTCCTTATTTAAATCGCTGTCTCCAAGTCCTTTTTCCACCAGATCAGATAGCACAGGCCTTAg GCATTCCTCCCTCTCAGCTCTCCAAGTATGGAAACCTTGGGCACGTGAACATCGGCGTTGTTCAGGAGCCTCTAGCCTTTATCCTGCCGAAGAAAGATACGATCTGCCTCGATGAAAAGGAGCCAGTGCCGGAGCTCCCAGCTCCAGCAGCAGAACTCCCCTCGGAGGAGTCGAGCCTGGAGCCTGCCACTCCGGCTTTCTCTGAGGAGGGGCCTTTCCCTGAGGAGGGGCAAGAGCAGGTTGAATCAGCGGAGCCACTGCAGGCTGATGTGCCTAGTGCGGGCACTTAA
- the COG8 gene encoding conserved oligomeric Golgi complex subunit 8 isoform X3, whose protein sequence is MAAMVTNPFSTSASATATATALGEVEDEGLLASLFRDRFPEAQWRERPDVGRYLRELSGSGLERLRREPERLAEERAQLLQQTRDLAFANYKTFIRGAECTERIHRLFGDVEASLGRLLDRLPSFQQSCRNFVKEAEEISSNRRMNTLTLNRHTEILEILEIPQLMDTCVRNSYYEEALELAAYVRRLERKYSSIPVIQGIVNEVRRSMQLMLSQLIQQLRTNIQLPACLRVIGFLRRMDIFTEAELRVKFLQARDAWLRSILTAIPNDDPYFHITKTIETCRVHLFDIITQYRAIFSDEDPLLYPAMGEHTINESAIFHGWVLQKVSQFLQVLETDLHQGIGGRLDSLLGQCMYFGLSFSRVGADFRGQLAPVFQRVAISTFQKAIQEAVEKFQDEMNSYTLISAPAILGSSNLPAAVPVTQPGTLQPPMVLLDFPPLACFLNNILVAFNDLRLCCPIALVQDVTGTLEDALAKVTKVIVAFHRAEEAAFSSGEQELFFQFCTVFLEDLVPYLNRCLQVLFPPDQIAQALGIPPSQLSKYGNLGHVNIGVVQEPLAFILPKKDTICLDEKEPVPELPAPAAELPSEESRLDPRGEQVVWQASGWTARIIQHEMDHLQGCLFIDKMDSKTFTNIHWMEVND, encoded by the exons ATGGCGGCGATGGTGACAAACCCATTCTCAACTTCGGCCTCCGCCACGGCCACTGCAACAGCACTCGGGGAGGTGGAGGATGAAGGTCTCCTGGCATCGCTGTTCCGGGACCGCTTCCCGGAGGCCCAGTGGCGGGAGCGGCCCGATGTGGGCCGCTACCTCCGAGAGTTGAGCGGCTCCGGGCTGGAGCGGCTGCGGCGCGAGCCCGAGCGCCTGGCGGAGGAGCGGGCCCAGCTGCTGCAGCAGACGCGCGACTTGGCCTTCGCCAACTACAAGACCTTCATCCGCGGCGCCGAGTGCACCGAGCGCATCCACCGTCTGTTTGGCGACGTGGAGGCATCGCTCGGCCGCCTGCTCGACCGCTTGCCCAGCTTCCAGCAGAGTTGCAG GAACTTTGTGAAAGAGGCCGAGGAGATCAGCTCAAACCGCCGGATGAACACCCTGACTCTAAACCGGCACACAGAAATCCTGGAAATCTTAGAGATCCCTCAGCTGATGGACACCTGTGTCCGGAACAGCTATTATGAAGAGGCCCTGGAGCTTGCAGCTTACGTACGCCGACTGGAAAGGAAATACTCCTCCATCCCTGTCATCCAG GGCATTGTGAACGAAGTGCGCCGGTCCATGCAGCTGATGCTGAGCCAGCTGATCCAGCAACTGAGGACCAACATCCAGCTCCCCGCCTGTCTCCGCGTCATTGGCTTCCTACGGCGCATGGACATCTTCACCGAGGCTGAGTTGAGGGTGAAGTTTCTTCAGGCCCGAGATGCTTGGCTCCGTTCCATCCTGACTGCCATCCCGAATGATGACCCCTATTTCCACATCACAAAAACCATCGAGACCTGCCGTGTTCATCTGTTTGATATCATCACCCAGTACCGTGCTATCTTCTCAGACGAGGACCCATTACTGTACCCTGCCATGGGTGAGCACACCATTAATGAGAGTGCCATCTTCCATGGCTGGGTGCTGCAGAAAGTCTCACAATTCCTGCAGGTGCTGGAAACCGACCTTCACCAGGGGATAGGTGGCCGCCTGGACTCTCTGCTGGGCCAGTGCATGTACTTTGGGCTGTCTTTCAGCCGGGTGGGGGCTGATTTTCGGGGTCAGTTGGCTCCTGTTTTCCAGCGGGTGGCCATCAGCACCTTCCAGAAAGCAATTCAGGAGGCAGTGGAGAAGTTCCAAGATGAAATGAACTCCTACACCCTCATCTCCGCTCCAGCCATCCTGGGTAGCAGTAACCTGCCTGCTGCTGTGCCAGTCACTCAGCCAGGGACCCTGCAGCCGCCCATGGTGCTTTTAGACTTCCCACCCCTTGCTTGCTTCCTCAACAACATTCTGGTGGCCTTCAATGATCTGCGCCTCTGCTGCCCCATTGCCCTGGTACAGGATGTGACAGGGACGCTGGAGGATGCCCTTGCCAAG GTAACCAAAGTAATCGTGGCCTTCCATCGTGCTGAAGAAGCTGCCTTCAGCAGTGGGGAGCAAGAGCTCTTCTTCCAGTTCTGCACTGTCTTCCTGGAGGACCTTGTTCCTTATTTAAATCGCTGTCTCCAAGTCCTTTTTCCACCAGATCAGATAGCACAGGCCTTAg GCATTCCTCCCTCTCAGCTCTCCAAGTATGGAAACCTTGGGCACGTGAACATCGGCGTTGTTCAGGAGCCTCTAGCCTTTATCCTGCCGAAGAAAGATACGATCTGCCTCGATGAAAAGGAGCCAGTGCCGGAGCTCCCAGCTCCAGCAGCAGAACTCCCCTCGGAGGAGTCGA
- the COG8 gene encoding conserved oligomeric Golgi complex subunit 8 isoform X2 has product MAAMVTNPFSTSASATATATALGEVEDEGLLASLFRDRFPEAQWRERPDVGRYLRELSGSGLERLRREPERLAEERAQLLQQTRDLAFANYKTFIRGAECTERIHRLFGDVEASLGRLLDRLPSFQQSCRNFVKEAEEISSNRRMNTLTLNRHTEILEILEIPQLMDTCVRNSYYEEALELAAYVRRLERKYSSIPVIQGIVNEVRRSMQLMLSQLIQQLRTNIQLPACLRVIGFLRRMDIFTEAELRVKFLQARDAWLRSILTAIPNDDPYFHITKTIETCRVHLFDIITQYRAIFSDEDPLLYPAMGEHTINESAIFHGWVLQKVSQFLQVLETDLHQGIGGRLDSLLGQCMYFGLSFSRVGADFRGQLAPVFQRVAISTFQKAIQEAVEKFQDEMNSYTLISAPAILGSSNLPAAVPVTQPGTLQPPMVLLDFPPLACFLNNILVAFNDLRLCCPIALVQDVTGTLEDALAKVGTYWAHVGSLLGPSLVTGGQTLVTKVIVAFHRAEEAAFSSGEQELFFQFCTVFLEDLVPYLNRCLQVLFPPDQIAQALGIPPSQLSKYGNLGHVNIGVVQEPLAFILPKKDTICLDEKEPVPELPAPAAELPSEESSLEPATPAFSEEGPFPEEGQEQVESAEPLQADVPSAGT; this is encoded by the exons ATGGCGGCGATGGTGACAAACCCATTCTCAACTTCGGCCTCCGCCACGGCCACTGCAACAGCACTCGGGGAGGTGGAGGATGAAGGTCTCCTGGCATCGCTGTTCCGGGACCGCTTCCCGGAGGCCCAGTGGCGGGAGCGGCCCGATGTGGGCCGCTACCTCCGAGAGTTGAGCGGCTCCGGGCTGGAGCGGCTGCGGCGCGAGCCCGAGCGCCTGGCGGAGGAGCGGGCCCAGCTGCTGCAGCAGACGCGCGACTTGGCCTTCGCCAACTACAAGACCTTCATCCGCGGCGCCGAGTGCACCGAGCGCATCCACCGTCTGTTTGGCGACGTGGAGGCATCGCTCGGCCGCCTGCTCGACCGCTTGCCCAGCTTCCAGCAGAGTTGCAG GAACTTTGTGAAAGAGGCCGAGGAGATCAGCTCAAACCGCCGGATGAACACCCTGACTCTAAACCGGCACACAGAAATCCTGGAAATCTTAGAGATCCCTCAGCTGATGGACACCTGTGTCCGGAACAGCTATTATGAAGAGGCCCTGGAGCTTGCAGCTTACGTACGCCGACTGGAAAGGAAATACTCCTCCATCCCTGTCATCCAG GGCATTGTGAACGAAGTGCGCCGGTCCATGCAGCTGATGCTGAGCCAGCTGATCCAGCAACTGAGGACCAACATCCAGCTCCCCGCCTGTCTCCGCGTCATTGGCTTCCTACGGCGCATGGACATCTTCACCGAGGCTGAGTTGAGGGTGAAGTTTCTTCAGGCCCGAGATGCTTGGCTCCGTTCCATCCTGACTGCCATCCCGAATGATGACCCCTATTTCCACATCACAAAAACCATCGAGACCTGCCGTGTTCATCTGTTTGATATCATCACCCAGTACCGTGCTATCTTCTCAGACGAGGACCCATTACTGTACCCTGCCATGGGTGAGCACACCATTAATGAGAGTGCCATCTTCCATGGCTGGGTGCTGCAGAAAGTCTCACAATTCCTGCAGGTGCTGGAAACCGACCTTCACCAGGGGATAGGTGGCCGCCTGGACTCTCTGCTGGGCCAGTGCATGTACTTTGGGCTGTCTTTCAGCCGGGTGGGGGCTGATTTTCGGGGTCAGTTGGCTCCTGTTTTCCAGCGGGTGGCCATCAGCACCTTCCAGAAAGCAATTCAGGAGGCAGTGGAGAAGTTCCAAGATGAAATGAACTCCTACACCCTCATCTCCGCTCCAGCCATCCTGGGTAGCAGTAACCTGCCTGCTGCTGTGCCAGTCACTCAGCCAGGGACCCTGCAGCCGCCCATGGTGCTTTTAGACTTCCCACCCCTTGCTTGCTTCCTCAACAACATTCTGGTGGCCTTCAATGATCTGCGCCTCTGCTGCCCCATTGCCCTGGTACAGGATGTGACAGGGACGCTGGAGGATGCCCTTGCCAAGGTGGGCACATACTGGGCACATGTTGGCTCTCTGCTGGGACCTTCTTTGGTTACAGGAGGCCAGACTTTG GTAACCAAAGTAATCGTGGCCTTCCATCGTGCTGAAGAAGCTGCCTTCAGCAGTGGGGAGCAAGAGCTCTTCTTCCAGTTCTGCACTGTCTTCCTGGAGGACCTTGTTCCTTATTTAAATCGCTGTCTCCAAGTCCTTTTTCCACCAGATCAGATAGCACAGGCCTTAg GCATTCCTCCCTCTCAGCTCTCCAAGTATGGAAACCTTGGGCACGTGAACATCGGCGTTGTTCAGGAGCCTCTAGCCTTTATCCTGCCGAAGAAAGATACGATCTGCCTCGATGAAAAGGAGCCAGTGCCGGAGCTCCCAGCTCCAGCAGCAGAACTCCCCTCGGAGGAGTCGAGCCTGGAGCCTGCCACTCCGGCTTTCTCTGAGGAGGGGCCTTTCCCTGAGGAGGGGCAAGAGCAGGTTGAATCAGCGGAGCCACTGCAGGCTGATGTGCCTAGTGCGGGCACTTAA